A segment of the Catenulispora sp. EB89 genome:
GATCCGGGCCCGGGACGAGGGCGACGCGCTGGACGAGCCCGAGCTGTTGTCGTTGCTGTTCCTGCTGCTCGGCGCCGGATATGAGACCACTGTCAACCTGATCGGCAACGGCTCCCTGATGCTGCTGTCGGACCTCGAGCGGCTGGCCGCGCTCCGCGAAGATCCGGCGCTCGTGCCGGCGGCGGTCGAGGAGTTCCTGCGGCTGGATCCGCCGGTGAAGGCGGTGTTTCCGCGTTATCCGCTGGTCGATGTGGAGCTCGGCGGCGTGCTGATCCAGGCCGGGGAGCCGGTGGTCGTGCACTTCAGCGCGGTGAGCCGCGACGAGCGCCGCTACAGCGATCCGGCTGTCTACCGCCCAGGCCGCGGCGCCGATCGCTCCGAGCCGTCGCACCTGACGTTCGGCTACGGCCTGCACCACTGCCTCGGCGCTCCGCTGGCGCGGCTGGAGGGCCGCGTGGCGTTCGATGAACTGCTGCGCGCGTATCCGCACCTTGAATTGGCCGTGCCGGTCGAGGAGTTGCGCTGGGAGCACAGCCGGCTGTTCCGCGGGGTGTCGGCGCTGCCGGTGCGCCTGGGGCCGCCGGCCGTCTGACAGGTATCAAGGCCATGATGACAATGTGTCCGGACGTTAAAATGTCATAACATTCGGTTGACCGGCTGCCCGGTCCGCGCGAAGCTCCGAAGCAGTGGTCACCACAGGCACCCGTAGCGACGGAGGCTGGCATGACACTGTTGGGGCTGGTCGGCGTCGGACGCATCGGGGCGTTGCACGCCAGGACGCTGCACGGACTCCCGGACGTCGAGGTGGTGGTCGCCGACGTCCAGTCCGGCCGGGCCGAGGCGCTGGCCGGGAGCCTGGGCGTGCGGTGGGCCCCGGACATCGACTCGCTGCTGCGCACCGAGCTCGACGCGCTGGTCGTCGCCACCCCCACCGGCAGCCACGCCGAGCTGATCGAGCGCGGCGTCGCCGCCGGGGTGCCGGTGTTCTGCGAGAAGCCGGTCGCCGAGAACAGCGCCAAGACGCTGGAGGTCATCAAGAGCGTCGACAAGTACGGCGGCCGCGTGCAGATCGGCTTCCAGCGGCGCTTCGACGCCGGGTACGCGGCGGCGCGTGCCGAGGTGCGCGCCGGGGCGCTGGGACGCGTGCACACGCTGCGCGCGCAGACCTGCGATCCGTTCCCGCCGCCCGCCGGTTACATCGCGACCTCCGGCGGCATCTTCCGGGACTGCAGCGTGCACGACTTCGACGCGATCCGGTGGGTGACCGGACGGGAGGTGGTCTCGGTGTTCGCCTCCGGTTCGGATCGGGGTGAGGCGTTCTTCGCCGAGTTCGGGGACGCTGATACCGCGGCTGCCGTGGTGCACCTGGACGACGGCTCTTTGGCGGTGGTGACGGCGACTCGGTATCACGGCGCGGGGTACGCGGTGACGTTGGACGTGCAGGGCTCCCGGGGCAGTGTCGGGGCCGGGTACGACGACGGGCTGCCGCTGCGGCCGGTGGGTGCCGACGGCGGCGGAACCTGGCCGAAAGGCCCGGCGCACGCCGGTTTCCTGGAGCGCTTCCGCCAGGCCTACGTTGGCGAGCTGGAGGCGTTCGTGGAGTACGCGAAGGGCCGGATCGAGAACCCCTGCCCGGTGGGCGACGCGTTGGAAGCGTTGTATGTCGCCGAGGCCTGCGACCTGTCGCGGGCCGAGAACCGGCCGGTGACGATCGCGGAGGTGCGGCGGTGACGGGGGTCGCGGACCGGATCGCCGGGGCCCCGATCTCGTGGGGCGTGTGCGAGGTGCCGGGCTGGGGCCACCAGCTGACGGCCGAGCGGGTGCTGACGGAGATGGCCGAGGCCGGTCTGCGGGCCACGGAGTTCGGGCCGGACGGGTTCCTGCCCGAGGACCCGCACGAGCGGCGCTCGCTGCTGAAGGAGTACCAGCTCCTCGCGGTCGGCGGGTTCGTGCCGGCGGTGCTGCACGAGCCGGGCCACGATCCGTGGCCGGCCGTGGCCGAGGCGCTGGCCGGGTTCACCGCGGCCGGGGCGGATCTGCTGGTGCTCGCCGCCGCGACCGGGTCCGACGGCTACGACTCGCGGCCGGTGCTGGACGTCGAGGGCTGGCGGCTGCTGTTCCAGAACCTGGACCGGATCCGGGCGCGGGCCGTGGGGTTGGGGATCCGCACGTGTCTGCACCCGCACGTCGGGACGATGATCGAGACCGGCGAGGAGGTGGAGCGGCTGCTGGAGTCCTCGGACACGCCGCTGTGCCTGGACACCGGACATCTGCTGATCGGCGGCGGGGATCCGGCGTCGCTGGCGTCGCGGGCGGCGGACCGGATCGTGCACACGCACCTCAAGGACGTGGACGCGGCCCTCGCGGAGCGGGTGCGCGCCGGCGAGCTGACGTACTACGACGCGGTGCGCGCCGGGATGTACCGACCGCTGGGCGGCGGGGACGCGGACATCGCAGGAGTCGTATCCGCCCTGGAAGGGAACGAATATCAGGGCTGGTACGTGCTGGAGCAGGACACGGTCCTGGCGGCCGAGCCGGCGCCCGGCGCCGGTCCGGCTGCCGACGTGCGGGCGTGCGTCGCCTACCTGGAGGGCCTGGCATGACCTACGACGTCGTCACGATGGGCCGGGTCGGGGTGGACGTGTATCCGCTGCAGGTCGGCGTGGGGCTGGAGGACGTGGAAACGTTCGGGAAGTTCCTGGGCGGCAGCGCCACGAACGTCGCGGTCGCCGCCGCCCGGCACGGACGGCGGGTCGCGGTGGTGACGCGGGTCGGCGCGGACCCGTTCGGGCGCTTCGTACGGCGCGCGA
Coding sequences within it:
- a CDS encoding Gfo/Idh/MocA family oxidoreductase → MTLLGLVGVGRIGALHARTLHGLPDVEVVVADVQSGRAEALAGSLGVRWAPDIDSLLRTELDALVVATPTGSHAELIERGVAAGVPVFCEKPVAENSAKTLEVIKSVDKYGGRVQIGFQRRFDAGYAAARAEVRAGALGRVHTLRAQTCDPFPPPAGYIATSGGIFRDCSVHDFDAIRWVTGREVVSVFASGSDRGEAFFAEFGDADTAAAVVHLDDGSLAVVTATRYHGAGYAVTLDVQGSRGSVGAGYDDGLPLRPVGADGGGTWPKGPAHAGFLERFRQAYVGELEAFVEYAKGRIENPCPVGDALEALYVAEACDLSRAENRPVTIAEVRR
- a CDS encoding sugar phosphate isomerase/epimerase family protein translates to MTGVADRIAGAPISWGVCEVPGWGHQLTAERVLTEMAEAGLRATEFGPDGFLPEDPHERRSLLKEYQLLAVGGFVPAVLHEPGHDPWPAVAEALAGFTAAGADLLVLAAATGSDGYDSRPVLDVEGWRLLFQNLDRIRARAVGLGIRTCLHPHVGTMIETGEEVERLLESSDTPLCLDTGHLLIGGGDPASLASRAADRIVHTHLKDVDAALAERVRAGELTYYDAVRAGMYRPLGGGDADIAGVVSALEGNEYQGWYVLEQDTVLAAEPAPGAGPAADVRACVAYLEGLA